A section of the Elizabethkingia anophelis R26 genome encodes:
- a CDS encoding beta-mannosidase produces MKRIYLLMTLGLMSKGFGQETTRSLSGESWKFKNAKEANWLSASVPGTVHTDLMANNKIPDPYLDENEKKVQWVETEDWDYQTTFKVSDAELKNDQAELIFDGLDTFAEIYLNGKPLQQTNNMFRQWIIPVKNILVKGDNVLQIKFKSSVNVGNKMAEKVPFKLPESPRSMVRKAQYQFGWDWGPRLVTAGIWKDVKLNFWNNAKISNIQLEQKSLTTAKGQLSFNIEVVADKSGNYQVAVNNLAPKAFILQKGVNKISVPYEVTNPKLWQPNGWGKPELYDFKVTLTQQSKKLDEESLRHGFRTVKLVQEKDTKGKSFYFLVNGKPLYAKGTNWIPSDSFLPRITKQKYYKLIQDAKDANMNMIRIWGGGTYEDEAFYKACDENGILVWQDFMFAGSFYPSDNVFVENVKEEVKYQVRRLQNHPSIALWCGNNEVDEAIVNWGYQKQFKYTKEDSLQVWKDYRKVFHEAIPQALKETLTPDNNIYWPSSPSIGWGHKESLTEGDSHYWGVWWGEQPFEMYEEKVPRFASEYGVQGMPSMEAVKSMFSGKADLNLQNPVIKAHEKHARGWQIIDGYMTRYYTLQTDLVQYNYLSQLLQARAMQVAIEAHRRAMPYNMGSLYWQINDCWPVVSWSSIDYLGNWKAAHYQAKRSFEQQLIAVENKDGILKTRVINDGLKDFKSVRLSVSIQKLNGEVVEKFDETDQKLNANSIVEYSPLKIADIVAKELQDQVVMHYTLKDEKNNVLAESNFYLVYPKDLKLTKPNLLVKKISATEIEVSTDVLAKDVYLIGDTHFSDNFFDLMPNTKKRINLNKPLEKMDIMSLWDTKK; encoded by the coding sequence ATGAAGCGTATTTACTTGTTAATGACATTGGGATTGATGTCAAAAGGATTTGGACAGGAGACTACAAGGAGTCTTTCCGGAGAGAGCTGGAAGTTCAAAAATGCAAAAGAAGCTAACTGGCTTAGTGCCTCGGTACCCGGAACTGTGCACACCGACCTTATGGCGAATAATAAAATTCCGGATCCGTATCTGGATGAAAATGAAAAGAAAGTCCAATGGGTAGAGACCGAAGATTGGGACTATCAGACGACTTTCAAAGTTTCCGATGCTGAACTTAAAAATGATCAGGCAGAATTAATATTCGATGGCCTGGATACTTTTGCCGAAATCTACCTGAACGGAAAACCACTTCAGCAAACCAATAATATGTTTCGTCAGTGGATTATTCCTGTAAAAAACATATTGGTGAAAGGTGATAATGTTTTACAGATAAAATTTAAATCCAGTGTAAATGTAGGGAATAAAATGGCTGAAAAAGTGCCATTCAAACTACCTGAAAGTCCAAGAAGTATGGTCCGTAAAGCCCAGTATCAGTTCGGATGGGATTGGGGACCACGACTGGTAACAGCGGGGATATGGAAAGATGTAAAGCTTAATTTCTGGAATAATGCTAAAATAAGTAATATCCAACTGGAGCAAAAGTCTTTAACTACAGCCAAGGGACAATTGTCTTTTAATATAGAAGTTGTAGCAGATAAATCCGGAAACTATCAGGTAGCTGTAAACAATCTGGCTCCGAAAGCTTTTATATTACAGAAAGGAGTCAATAAAATTTCTGTGCCCTACGAAGTTACGAATCCAAAATTATGGCAGCCAAACGGGTGGGGTAAACCAGAATTGTACGATTTTAAAGTTACATTGACCCAGCAATCTAAAAAACTGGATGAAGAAAGCCTGAGACATGGATTCCGTACAGTGAAGCTTGTTCAGGAAAAAGATACTAAGGGAAAATCCTTTTATTTTCTGGTAAACGGAAAGCCACTTTATGCTAAAGGAACCAACTGGATTCCGTCGGATAGCTTCCTGCCGAGAATAACCAAACAGAAATACTATAAACTGATACAGGATGCTAAAGATGCAAATATGAATATGATTCGTATCTGGGGTGGAGGAACTTATGAAGATGAAGCATTCTATAAAGCATGTGATGAAAACGGAATACTGGTTTGGCAGGATTTTATGTTTGCCGGAAGTTTTTATCCTTCGGATAATGTCTTTGTGGAAAACGTAAAGGAAGAAGTAAAATACCAGGTAAGACGTCTGCAAAACCATCCGTCGATTGCTTTATGGTGTGGGAATAATGAAGTAGATGAAGCTATAGTAAACTGGGGATATCAGAAGCAGTTTAAATACACCAAAGAAGATTCTTTGCAGGTATGGAAAGATTACCGTAAAGTTTTTCATGAGGCTATTCCACAGGCATTGAAAGAAACATTAACTCCCGACAACAATATCTATTGGCCGAGTTCCCCATCTATAGGCTGGGGGCATAAAGAAAGCCTTACGGAGGGAGATTCTCATTACTGGGGTGTATGGTGGGGCGAACAGCCTTTCGAAATGTATGAAGAGAAGGTACCACGTTTTGCTTCTGAGTACGGTGTACAGGGAATGCCAAGTATGGAGGCTGTAAAGTCAATGTTTTCGGGTAAAGCGGATCTCAATTTACAAAATCCGGTAATTAAAGCACATGAAAAACATGCAAGAGGCTGGCAGATTATTGATGGGTATATGACGAGATATTATACATTACAAACGGATCTTGTACAATATAACTATCTGTCGCAGCTGCTACAGGCTCGTGCGATGCAGGTAGCTATAGAGGCTCACCGCCGCGCCATGCCTTACAATATGGGATCGCTATACTGGCAGATTAATGATTGTTGGCCGGTGGTGTCATGGTCATCAATCGATTATCTCGGAAACTGGAAAGCGGCACATTATCAGGCGAAGAGAAGTTTTGAACAACAGTTAATTGCTGTAGAGAATAAAGACGGAATACTTAAAACCCGTGTAATTAATGACGGACTTAAAGATTTTAAATCTGTAAGACTATCTGTTTCTATTCAGAAATTAAATGGTGAAGTTGTTGAGAAATTTGATGAAACAGATCAAAAGCTTAATGCAAATTCGATTGTAGAATATAGCCCTCTGAAAATTGCAGATATAGTAGCTAAAGAACTACAGGATCAGGTGGTAATGCATTATACGTTGAAAGATGAAAAGAACAATGTATTGGCAGAGAGCAATTTTTATTTGGTATATCCTAAAGATCTGAAATTGACAAAGCCTAATCTGCTTGTTAAAAAGATTTCGGCTACAGAAATAGAAGTTTCTACAGATGTTCTGGCAAAAGATGTCTATCTGATAGGAGATACTCATTTTAGTGATAATTTCTTTGACTTGATGCCAAATACTAAGAAAAGAATTAACCTTAATAAACCATTAGAGAAAATGGATATAATGAGCCTTTGGGATACTAAAAAATAA
- a CDS encoding IS110 family transposase, which produces MSNLEKKVIGVDVSSTILVMSFLDDENHSTIITINNSTTCIEKSLKRWDKHQFKIVVEATGSYSSKILYYAYSMGFEVYQVSGLSIKKFSEVKHHISKTDEQDAVLIRNFGEVMKMDPYEPKKENIEFLEQELNLWQDLEQEKARYTLKLKSLCQKPILNKSVIKHYETIIKRINKDIENLQKRLPSLEDKEFKENKDLLTSINGIGKKTALLLLASTNNFKNFKHSKALCKYFGVVPKMYHSGNKKISIGKCRTSKGFIRSILYVCSWSAIRFNKQCKALYERILEKKKCKKVALIAVCNKLLRQAFGIINSKIQYQHNY; this is translated from the coding sequence ATGTCAAATTTAGAAAAAAAAGTAATCGGAGTAGATGTGAGCTCTACGATTTTAGTGATGAGTTTTTTAGATGATGAGAATCATTCGACTATCATCACAATTAATAACAGTACAACATGTATTGAGAAGAGTCTGAAAAGATGGGATAAACATCAATTTAAAATTGTAGTGGAAGCCACAGGATCTTACAGTAGTAAAATTTTATATTATGCCTATTCTATGGGATTTGAGGTTTACCAAGTGAGTGGACTATCTATAAAAAAGTTTTCAGAAGTAAAACATCACATCAGTAAAACAGATGAGCAGGATGCTGTGTTAATAAGGAACTTTGGAGAAGTTATGAAAATGGATCCTTATGAACCGAAGAAAGAAAATATTGAGTTTTTGGAGCAGGAGCTCAACCTATGGCAGGATTTAGAACAGGAAAAGGCAAGATATACATTGAAACTAAAATCACTTTGTCAAAAGCCGATCCTTAATAAATCAGTTATAAAACACTACGAAACAATTATTAAAAGGATTAATAAAGATATTGAAAACCTTCAGAAAAGGCTTCCAAGTCTGGAAGACAAAGAATTTAAAGAAAATAAAGATTTATTAACCAGTATAAATGGAATTGGGAAGAAGACAGCTTTATTATTACTTGCTTCAACCAATAACTTTAAGAATTTCAAACATTCAAAAGCACTTTGCAAATATTTTGGAGTTGTCCCTAAAATGTATCATTCCGGGAATAAGAAAATATCAATTGGTAAATGTAGAACCAGTAAAGGGTTTATAAGGAGTATTTTATATGTCTGTTCCTGGAGTGCAATTCGTTTTAACAAACAATGCAAAGCGCTTTATGAAAGAATTCTGGAAAAGAAAAAATGTAAAAAAGTGGCATTAATTGCTGTTTGTAATAAGTTGTTAAGACAGGCTTTTGGAATTATAAATAGTAAAATACAATATCAACACAATTATTAA
- a CDS encoding AEC family transporter, giving the protein MINFVLIVVCIVAGMIFKATKSIHPDAHKGINTWILYIALPAVSFKYLPKVQWSQEMLFPIISTFLIAIGSWFFMLLYSKKKGYSARSRSTLELASGYSNTSFIGFPLISALYGEGLLSIAIICDQTMFLALSTLGIIAALRGGNSSGAISAKFILKRLFTFPPFLGCISALVLSQVVDLAPVEPFFDKLAATVGPLALFSVGLQLKFNGWRKLIPQISTSMFYKLLLAPAVVLGLALFFGIKGNVAKVSILESAMPTLISSSIIAEQFKLNTKLTNLIIGISIVVGFFSILLWFGAVEYLF; this is encoded by the coding sequence ATGATTAATTTTGTGCTGATTGTGGTTTGTATTGTAGCGGGGATGATTTTTAAAGCTACTAAGTCCATTCATCCCGATGCACATAAAGGAATCAATACATGGATTCTTTATATTGCCCTGCCGGCGGTTTCTTTTAAATACCTTCCAAAAGTTCAGTGGTCACAGGAAATGTTATTTCCTATTATTTCTACTTTTCTTATTGCTATAGGTAGCTGGTTTTTTATGTTGTTGTACAGTAAGAAAAAAGGTTATTCAGCCAGATCGAGAAGCACACTGGAATTGGCAAGCGGATATAGCAATACTTCTTTTATCGGTTTTCCATTAATTAGCGCTTTATACGGGGAAGGCTTGCTCAGTATTGCCATTATCTGTGACCAGACCATGTTTCTGGCACTTTCTACATTAGGAATTATAGCCGCTTTAAGAGGCGGAAATTCATCCGGAGCCATCAGTGCTAAATTTATACTTAAACGTTTATTTACTTTTCCACCATTTTTAGGTTGCATCAGTGCTCTGGTTCTTTCGCAGGTAGTAGATCTTGCACCTGTAGAACCTTTCTTTGATAAACTGGCGGCAACTGTAGGTCCGTTGGCTCTGTTTTCAGTTGGTCTGCAGCTGAAGTTTAATGGCTGGAGAAAGCTTATTCCGCAGATTTCTACCTCTATGTTTTATAAACTTTTACTGGCGCCAGCTGTTGTATTAGGGCTAGCATTATTTTTCGGAATAAAAGGAAATGTAGCGAAAGTAAGTATTCTGGAATCTGCAATGCCTACACTTATTTCTTCCAGTATTATCGCAGAACAATTTAAACTGAATACAAAACTTACAAACCTGATTATTGGGATTAGTATTGTAGTAGGATTCTTCTCTATACTCCTGTGGTTTGGAGCTGTGGAATACCTTTTTTAA
- a CDS encoding SGNH/GDSL hydrolase family protein, with protein MINCLCFGDSITYGEYDGVSGGWTDILKRYFHSRFINENIEELNVFNLGIGGETTDGIVERFSAEVAARTSPDQNLIFFAYGANDVALKEGYRMVESEKFKTNLREVIGKAKEITPHLHIISILPVASAIDGITVPSGKQRSNQIIEEYNQVLQEFAAQYGIAFINLYHSFFKEKDILLSDDGVHPNDKGYQFIAEHIKPFIEKFL; from the coding sequence ATGATCAATTGTCTTTGTTTTGGAGATAGTATTACTTATGGCGAATATGATGGCGTTTCAGGTGGTTGGACAGATATACTGAAACGTTATTTTCACTCCAGGTTTATTAACGAAAATATTGAGGAACTAAATGTATTCAATTTAGGGATAGGAGGTGAAACAACAGACGGAATCGTAGAAAGATTCAGTGCAGAAGTTGCTGCACGTACATCTCCGGATCAAAATCTTATTTTCTTTGCTTACGGCGCTAACGATGTTGCCCTGAAAGAAGGTTACAGAATGGTAGAATCTGAGAAATTTAAGACTAATCTGCGGGAAGTAATAGGGAAAGCAAAAGAGATTACACCACATTTGCATATCATCAGTATTCTTCCTGTGGCTTCTGCTATAGATGGAATTACAGTTCCTTCCGGAAAACAAAGATCAAATCAGATAATAGAAGAATACAATCAAGTGCTTCAGGAGTTTGCTGCACAGTACGGAATTGCATTTATAAATTTATATCACTCGTTTTTTAAAGAAAAAGATATTCTTTTATCGGACGATGGTGTTCACCCGAATGATAAAGGTTATCAATTTATTGCAGAGCATATAAAACCTTTTATAGAAAAGTTTCTGTAG
- a CDS encoding copper homeostasis protein CutC, with product MTKIEVACFNEQSALTAAKEGADRIELCENYAEGGLTPKRETLEQLKANFSTPVFTMIRPVGGGFLYTDEEFEMMKSELLNLKEAGADGFVFGFLTEDNKVDKEKNSALVRLADGLPCTFHRAFDRIQDKEEALEDVIGCGFATILTSGGEHPAMEGLSKLKLIQEQADDRITILVGGGVRSTNAGELKKYFGYIHSACITDGTENIDANELKAIKEVIQ from the coding sequence ATGACAAAAATAGAAGTAGCTTGTTTCAACGAGCAATCCGCTCTAACCGCTGCAAAAGAAGGTGCAGACAGAATAGAATTATGTGAAAATTATGCAGAAGGAGGTCTTACACCCAAACGAGAAACTTTGGAGCAGTTAAAAGCCAATTTCTCAACACCGGTTTTTACAATGATTCGTCCGGTAGGCGGAGGTTTTCTTTATACAGATGAAGAATTTGAGATGATGAAATCCGAGTTACTTAATCTGAAAGAAGCCGGTGCAGATGGTTTTGTATTTGGATTTCTCACAGAAGATAATAAAGTAGATAAAGAAAAAAATTCGGCTTTAGTACGATTGGCAGATGGTTTGCCTTGTACTTTTCATCGGGCTTTCGACAGAATACAGGATAAAGAAGAAGCTTTGGAAGATGTAATTGGTTGTGGTTTTGCTACGATTCTGACTTCCGGAGGGGAACATCCTGCAATGGAAGGATTATCCAAACTTAAGCTTATCCAGGAACAGGCTGATGATAGAATTACCATTCTTGTAGGTGGAGGGGTACGTTCTACGAATGCTGGTGAATTGAAAAAATATTTTGGTTATATACATTCAGCTTGTATTACAGACGGTACAGAAAATATAGATGCCAACGAGCTGAAAGCTATAAAAGAAGTAATTCAGTAG
- a CDS encoding glycine-rich domain-containing protein codes for METKPLLKDDTLWDRIHGFSLDAPDAEFPFSKKLAKEENWNADFTKKAIDEYKKFIYLCCILPNGASPSKIVDKVWHMHLIYTWNYWEEFCPVILKRNLHHYPAKEGRGENNKYNEWYVETLKNYKEIFHSEAPEDIWLQKENLFIKKHWWQRLHVVTFLMLFLMLAACHEGTVSTLIGTVLVILVVLGFGLFRSLFQNNDDENDGNIGSDGGENCDGNSGCGGCGGCSS; via the coding sequence ATGGAAACAAAACCATTATTAAAAGATGACACTCTTTGGGACAGAATCCATGGATTTTCCTTGGATGCTCCGGATGCTGAATTTCCTTTTTCAAAAAAACTCGCAAAAGAAGAAAATTGGAACGCTGATTTTACAAAAAAAGCAATAGATGAATATAAAAAATTTATATACCTATGTTGTATTCTTCCAAACGGAGCCTCACCAAGCAAGATTGTGGATAAGGTTTGGCATATGCATTTGATCTATACCTGGAATTACTGGGAAGAGTTTTGTCCAGTTATTTTAAAGAGAAATCTTCATCACTACCCTGCAAAAGAAGGAAGGGGAGAAAATAATAAATACAATGAATGGTATGTGGAAACTCTGAAAAATTATAAAGAGATTTTCCATTCTGAAGCTCCGGAAGATATTTGGCTGCAAAAAGAAAACCTGTTTATAAAAAAGCATTGGTGGCAAAGATTACATGTTGTTACTTTTTTGATGTTGTTTTTAATGCTTGCTGCTTGCCATGAGGGGACTGTAAGTACATTGATAGGTACAGTATTAGTCATTCTTGTAGTATTGGGATTTGGTCTTTTTAGATCATTATTTCAGAATAATGATGATGAAAATGATGGGAATATAGGGTCAGATGGAGGAGAAAATTGTGATGGGAATTCGGGGTGTGGCGGCTGTGGCGGGTGTAGCAGTTAA